The genomic interval GTCTGATTGTTTTGTACTCgtggtaaaaacagatttttacaaaGTAAGCACACGAGCAATGTGTAAATGCTCAGCTGATTTAGATCTTAGGCACTTTAGCACCAATATCTTCTCTTCCACATTGCTGTAGGGATAATCTTGACTTCTTTAATTGACAGTCCTGATGAAATTGATTGAGGTTTGATAGGacaattttttttcccttaatgctTTAACTTTGCTTTGGATTGATGTCCTCTTTCATGGCTTACTTCAGCTGTTGAGCAGCTGGTATCACATTTCCCTCGCTGGTATGCAGTAGGGTTCACAACTGACCGGGTAACTGTTAGGTTCTGTatcatcacccctccacctCTATGTTTGATCGTTGGTTTTAGGTCACAGATTTGTGGTTTGGTATGCCCAAACGTCTCAACTTTGCTGCTGTATCAGGAGAATTGTTCAGGATGCCTTGTGAATATTTCAGATGTCACTCATGCTATGTGCTTTTTtattaagagcttccaaacaAGTCATATTACTTCTTCAGCATTTACTACATTATCGGTTTCAGTTTGCTTGTTTAATGTTAGTCTTAGAAGGAGCCGTTGgatttttttacacaaattGTGAGTGAGCTTTGTGGGATGCTTACTTCAATGAGCTTTGCTGGAGAGATTCCACTTATTAACAGTTTGTGTAAAATGTATTATTCATCCCATTATAAAAAGGAAGCAGCAGTTGCTTATCTAATATCATTGCTTATACCTGGATTTAATGCTAGTTTAAGATTTCCCAAATAAAATGtggatttatttactttattcttGCAAAACGTCATGACTTTCTTCTGAAGTACAAATGTGCACATTCAAACTGAGAAACGTGGACACACAAgtctcttcctctttttctctctccaaTTGTTATCAAGATGGCAGAGAATGACGTTGATAATGAACTTCTGGACTACGAGGAGGACGAGGAGCCCCAGGGACTCCCAGAGAGCGGTACCCCTGCCAACAAGAAGGAGGTGAAAGGGTCCTATGTATCCATCCACAGCTCGGGATTCAGAGACTTTCTCCTCAAACCAGAGCTGCTCCGCGCCATTGTTGACTGTGGTTTTGAACATCCTTCAGAAGGTGACTAACAGTTCCTGAAACAATGCATTTAAGTccttaataaaatattacagaattaatttacaaaacaaaatatgggTTATTGAGCAGAGGAACTGTAACTTAATCAATTAGGTTcaattaaacagaaacatgctCATTCTAGTtgattctgtttgggtcataatGCATTTTATTCTACCAATGTATGTCTGAGGAGCTCTAATTAATTATTTGGCATTTGCTTCATTTTTAGTTCAACATGAGTGTATTCCCCAAGCTATCCTTGGCATGGATATTCTGTGTCAGGCCAAGTCTGGTATGGGAAAAACGGCTGTGTTTGTGTTAGCCACGCTGCAGCAAATTGAACCTGTGGATGGCCAGGTGAGTTGGTCATTAAACCCTTAAAAGGTCATAAGTCATTATTTTTCTCTGTATATCTACTAGGTATAAAGGCATGTTGTTTTTGCcacagatgcactgatcagagatttcTGAAATCTGGTTTTTGTAAGGCTTTGACCAGTCCCAGCTGAtcctgatttctctttaagaactctAAAATAGCAGCTTAATCCAGCAGGTCCCATAACAGACAGATTGAAGGCTCAAAAGGATAGATGGAGCAATTCTCCTGTAACACATTCTGCCTTCTTGGTATGTAATAAAGGTCAAGGTCACTTCCCCtgaattgatttttaaaaacctgaCAGAAAACCTTCAGTGATGTTAAGTTGTTGAAAAAACATCTGTGAGTCTTTGCCCCGCAGTAGCAAAATCCTCCttgaagagtgttgttgtcagAGACCTGTCAATGCTTAGGCTTGCTGATAGGGAGCAACCAATTTTTGAATGTCAGACCGTCTGGTCGGTCATTTCATTCACTTGCTAATTTCCTGCTGCACCTCTAGATTTTGTTGATGCTCCTTTGGAACATTCGTGATTAATGTCAACTGGAAAATGTTCAGACACATTTGTTGTTAGACAAAGAAACAACAGTTGCTTATACAAAAACAACAGCCTCAATAGCACCATGGTTTGTCAGGAACATCTGCATTACTCTACGCAACCATTTAAAGATCCAATagttcaaaaataataataattctgtctttgtttgtgTCAGGTGTCTGTTCTTGTGATGTGCCACACACGTGAACTGGCCTTCCAGATTAGCAAAGAGTACGAGCGCTTCTCCAAGTACATGCCCAGTGTCAAGGTGTCTGTGTTCTTCGGCGGCCTGGCTATCAAGAAGGACGAAGATGTCTTGAAGAAGAACTGCCCTCACATTGTTGTAGGAACCCCCGGCCGCACACTGGCCCTCATTCGTAACAAGACTCTCAgtgtgaagaacatcaaacacttTGTGCTTGATGAGTGCGATAAGATGCTGGAGCAGCTGGGTGAGTTAGAGGGTAGTTTACTACTTGTTGCAGAAAGAAGAGAAATGACTGACATGCTGTGATCATGAACAGTTTAAAGTTGCTTGTATACAAAATGACTATTTAAAATTGGCAAATATCAAGTAGTTTTaggatatatttttttccttcagaCATGAGGCGGGACGTGCAGGAAATCTTTAGACTGACGCCTCACGAGAAGCAAGTTATGATGTTCAGTGCAACACTAAGCAAGGAGATCCGTCCAGTCTGCCGCAAGTTCATGCAGGATGTAAGTTACCACTGTGTTGCTCCATGCAGTGCAGATGAGGACAAGTTTGTTGACACTCCTGGTAAAATGTGTATAAAGTTCTAAAATAAACCATTCTTAATTTTGTTTACATATCAACCTGCCTTCTCCAACAAGAAAGCTTTTAATCTTCTAATAATATTTCACAATGCTGTGCATGCAGAGAGTTTTCACCATTATTCTTTCCACAAACTAGATCACTTTACTATTTGGACATGGAAACACATTTATCTTCCCACAGTCTCCAAAGCTTACTCAACTGAAGCAAAGAGGTAATGTCTAGTGGTTGTTATGGAAACTTGGTCACCCCAAGACGTTACTCTTTGCTTCAGttcagtgagctttggagactGGGGGAAGCCTGGTGACCAATGGTTAAAAGAAACAGACCTCTGGGTTGGTTGGAGTTTACTAAATTTTAAAGTGTGAGGACATCCTGCTGCgatgaataaatatatatttcacacatctttaccagaggaGATAGCAAAGTTGTCCACATCTGTATATATTAGTTTGATTTAATCAAAATGCAGACTTGTATATAAAACCTGTGCTGCCAATAAATATGTGTACATAGTTAGGAAAAAGTCGATAGACTTTTAAAACCTGTTGAAATAATATTAATCTTATTTGGTTCTTTATTGAACCTGAAAGCAACAGCATCCTGTCTTCAGTCACAGGTTGGACCACTGCTGCCTTACATGCTTCTTATTGTTTGTGATATGAGTAGCGTATAGCTTGCAGTAAAGTCCCCTTTAGCTTTGCCCACTTGTGGCTGTCAGTGTCTTAAGTGGCCATTTCAGAGGGGCAAAGTGAACATCTCAGCAGTTCTGGCGTGGCCATAGGCAATGATCCCATGGCTATGCTGTAGAACAGGAGAGCAGGCACAGTGGGTCACCAGGAAGTATATCTGTCAGTGGTCAGGAGAACCATAGGGagcttttttaactttttttcaggcttttatgtttttaaatagcTCACAGATATGTTGGTACGGCTAATTTTGGTCATATTCTCCCTTACTATGTAGCCCATGGAGGTGTTTGTGGACGATGAGACCAAACTGACTCTGCACGGCTTACAGCAGTATTACTGCAAGCTGAAGGACAGCGAGAAGAACAGAAAGCTGTTTGACCTTCTGGATGTACTCGAGTTTAATCAGGTACACCTGATGCctgttcagaaaaaaaaagcttcacaGCCTTCAGGGCTCTTgcttttacttttctttgtaaaaataatGAACGGTTGAAATTTTATGATTTTCATTTTGCCCATGACAGGTGGTGATCTTTGTCAAGTCTGTGAATCGTTGTGTTGCCCTGTCCCAGCTGCTGGTGGAGCAGAACTTCCCTGCTATAGCCATCCACAGGGGGATGACACAGGAGGAGAGGTAGGTGCTGTTTTTGTCCTGCAGCAATGGGTTTGATGTGTCAATGTCTAGTGACACCTCACTTTCTGGTAATTAGGTATTGGCGAAATCggaatgttaaatttcttaTCAACTGTGTGTTGTACAATAAAAAAGGTTCATCTGCTTTTCTCTCGGTGCTTAGAATCTTAAATAATATGAATGAACCATTTGTTGAGGTTTTTGATAGTTGTCTTGCCCCTCTCCAGATTATCCCGGTACCAGCAGTTTAAAGACTTCCAGAGGCGGATCTTGGTGGCCACCAACCTGTTCGGCCGAGGCATGGACATCGAGAGAGTCAACATTGTCTTCAACTACGACATGCCTGAGGATTCTGATACATACCTTCACAGAGTCAGTTCAGATTTAAAATATTCCCTTGacaacagttttgttttccaaaacaaGCTGCAAGGAAGAGTCTGCCACTTGTATGTGATTTGGAAGCACATTTGTATGTGTTTATCTGATGCCGAGCATCTTTtgagcctttattttttttctattgacATCAGGTGGCCCGGGCAGGCAGGTTTGGAACCAAAGGCCTGGCCATTACCTTTGTTTCAGATGAAGCCGACGCCAAGACCCTGAATGAAGTCCAAGACCGCTTTGAGGTCAATGTAGCTGAGCTACCTGATGAGATCGACATCTCCTCCTACAGTAAGCTTCCTTCGTGCTGGCTTGTGCCATTGCATgtgatttattgtattttttggggagttttatgtgacagaccaacacaatgtactACATAACTGAGAAGTGGAGAGAAGATGGTTTTTCAGATCTGTTCTATTCAAACCAATTGCCTTTAATTTCTAGATTTGTATTTGACTGAAGGCTGATTTatagcatgacaaaatgtggaaaaatccaAGGGATGACAATATTTTTGAAAGACATGCATACCTCCCAGGTATGTTAACTTGTCTTTGTCAACATGGAGACACCACTAGAGTGTAGTAAAGCAGTAGTTGCTATTTAGACATTTAGGTGTATTCATCTTCctatatttttatatacatttaccTTTAGACTTTTCTactaaagtttattttctaatctttttgtttctgtttttgcagtTGAACAGTCCAGATGAGTCTGCCGTCTGCTACCAGTAAACACTGTCCGTGATGACTGTTGTTGTTACTATATTGTTGGCATAAGgggaaaactgaagaaaaatccatatttgtttaaatatacCCCTTCCAACATAAATGTAGTCAAGTTCAAAaggcatttttttaattttccttgTGTCTTTGCAGAGTGCTTGTTTTAGTGTTTACCTTGTTGAAAccatattttcaaaatattgttttggttaaataaatacattttttgtaacTTACTTTTTTGCCATTTAATTTTGTGTTGCATATTCACAAATATATTAGGATGTTACTCGTTTTATCAGTTTGATAGCAGACAACTAAATGCAGAAGGTGACATTATAGTTTTTGATTGGCAGAGAAATGGGGATAAAAAAAGCAGCGAAAGAAAAACATTGGGATGAAACAGAAATACAGATGTTTTTGGCTGAAGTGGTACTTCattctggaaaaataaaagcattggtTTATTACATTCTGAATGCTTTGGAATAGATAACATCACTTATTCACAAACAGCCTGCCGTTCTGGCAAGGCTTTTATACACCCTCACTACTAGCAAGACATTCTTGTTAATTGCGAGCTTTTAATGATAAATCGGAACATTTGTTTCCCCCTTCAGGATACGACTAATATGTCAATTTAGGAAATTATTACAAACGAGAAATGGGTACACAAGCTTAAGAGTTGATCTCTAATCCACACGGCCAAAATTCTACATACAGGctctaaaatgaataaatgcaaAGGGGAAaggacgactgcaccgtattgaggggaggatggatggggccatgtatcgggagatcttagccaacaacctctttctctcagtaagggcattgaagatgggtctcccagcatgacaacgacccgaagcacacagccagggcaactaaggagtggctctgtaAGAAGCATATCGAGGTCTGGCAGTGGCCTAgtcagtctccagacctgaacccaatcgtaAATCTTtagagggagctgaaagtccgtacTGCCCAGCGACATccccgaaacctgaaggatctggagaagatctgcaTGGAGGAGTgctccaaaatccctgctgcagtgtctgCAAACCTCGTCAacaactacaggaaacgtctgatatctgtaattgcaaacaaaggtttccgTACCatatattaagttttgtttttctgatgtatcaaataattATGTCATGCGATACAATACGAATTAATTTTTGTGTTACCACTTAAGTTTTATCATTTATAGATCGGAATACGGCAACAGCCCTGGCGCGACCGCGGAGTTTTGTAGTCCGTGTCACAAAATCTCCCATGagtcattgcgggtcgaagcggattggtcgaGCTCGTGCAACAAAGGCGGCAGAAATTGTGATTAATGCGCTTTCTGTAACCCCAAATAatcttttaagatgtttttaggcGAGAATGTAGGTTTGCTGAACTTCAAATATCTACTCGGTTTATTAAGAAGAGtccactaaataaataaaggttcaGCGTTTCTCTATGCCAGCTCGTTTCGACAGCTGTCCAACAAAGTAGTGTCCCCTCCCTCTTCCGGAGAAGGCGGCTGATTCCCGTCTCATCGTGTTGAACCTACCGCTGGGTTTAACTACTGGGTGGAACCCACATCAATCATTGTCTGTTTCCGTGTTTCCCAGGAAATAAACCTTAAAAATTATAtacttttgtttgtatattggaCTCTTTTGAATAACAGGCTACTGCCTAAACCACAAACCCATGGTGACCATCAGTGATTGAGTTAAGTCCTTAGTTTAGTTGATTTGTTTCCTTTGACAAATAGTCACCACACATAGTCTGAAAATAATCCTACAGCATCCTACTCATATTGGCAATTTTTGAGAGCGCTGTATGCCGAGTTCTGGACCTCAAAGAACTTCCAGCAAATCGCTCATTGTCCCATTCCCATACAAGGGCAAGCGATATCACTACCTTCTACTGAAATGCATGCAAATGGCTATGGACTACAAGTACTTCGCTATCGCGCCGAGGCTGCCGCCGTATTCCGATCTACCGGAAATAACAAACATTACACTGTCgcgatgaatgataaaactgaagggGTAAAAAACAGGCGCTAAATTtaaggcagtgaatgaaaacggGCAACGTTAAATCTAATACATTTAATTATAAAtctgaagtggtaaaaatggaggcgttaaaatcaaggcagtgaatgaaaacaggcaacattaaatttgataaccttaatatttaccatgttgtcattttaatgacctccaaattcatAGATTCTTATTTTCACAGAGGCGATATTAATTACAAGTTGCTTTATACAgcattttaccatgttcagtatttcacaccttcaattcattttaaGTAAATTTGTTCTTACTTTCTTACCCTCATataagagtacctatgataaaaaaaaaaagacatctaCATGCCTTGCAAGtggaaacctgcaaaatcggcagtgtatcaaatgcttgttctccccactgtaattAAAATAGGTTTTAATTGTTTCTTGGCACAGACAATGCTTTTAAGCATAGTTTATGAATTATTGGGACATGGTCAGGAGCTTTCCCAGAGTTAATGTTGGCTTGCTTTGTCTATACTAaatccattttttaaaatattttttgcagcactgttagcctttgttttttcaaagtaggcagacaggcagtgggggtggagacaggGAGAACACCTGTAACATAAGCCTCCGAACCAGGAACTGCTGCGTGGAAGATTGAGGCCTTTGTATATGGGTCACATGTTCTACCACTATGCCACACACTGCCCCATACCACAACCGTTTTTGATCTGTTTGGAATCATTGGACCAAATTGTCACCCTCAGGTGAAATAAATTTGGTTTGGATGTTCAAAGAAACCCAGTAACCATCAAGGCTTATCTCTATTGTAAAATGGAAGCCAGTTTTATTTCACCATCAACTGAGAGAAAAGAGTCTCCTGGAAGAGGATCTTCCATCTCCTAATTCTTCAAGTTCACCTCAAATCAGCAACTGACCACCAGAAAATTGGCAATTCAAAAGCATTATTAACTCAGAAGTGTGTTTTGATTGGATAAATAAGGCTAAGTAGTTTAATAACTCTTAACCTAACCCATCTCAATCTAACATGACATACATGTCAGTGGTGAGGGTAAAGTTCTAACTGGCTGGAGATGGACTGACAGAAATTTGTCTACCTTTGTATCTTAGTTTAGTATCCATCCAAATATGAGTAAATGAAAAGCTGTGACAAAAAACATGatcaaactgaaacatttttgtgaGTGAAATCTTATTTATTTCTAAGACAAGAACTCAGCATTAGTTCATTTCATGCTGAAATCTTTGGAGTCAAGTTAGGGTTACTTATTAAACCTAAGATTAGGTTTTCAAGTAAACCAAGTCATTTAATgtgtgcacagcaacaggtcaTTAAAGGCACAATTGATGCCTGGTTTTATAATGTTGCTGAGTAGTCACAGTGCATTATTAGTCCTCACCAAGGTAAAACGACGATGCTAAAAATTCCTTTTCACTGGTGTTATACAACTGTAACAAATGTCAATGCCAGTAAAGGGCTTTGTTGCTTGTGAGGAGTTTCTCCTCTGATTGATCGGAGCGTTTCATCTTCCATAAATGAAACCAAGAATTATTGGAGAGTGCAGAATGGTCGGGGATTTCAGGGCTCTAATTTAGGTCCCAAGTCAGGTTTAAACAGCAATAGGCGAGTGTACTATCCACTCTGGTCACATATTACAATGTGGTTTGCTTACAGGATAGTGATTATTAATCACGGCAGTGTATCTTGCCTTTGGTCTTCACTGTTTTAGAGCCGGATGAAGTGAAGCGGCTCATTGTCCTGAAGGATCCTCCTCTGGGATGATTTTGGCACATTCCAAACAACAATCACCAGGACTAATCAATGAATTTGTGCGTGTCGCCATACATCCAGTGCTGTGGAGGCAGCGCCGATTCATTGAGGTGGCCACAGTCATAGCTGCATTTACATGACTGGATAACCATGGTCAGCTTCTGGAAGCGCTCGCCGTCCGGGCAGACAAAGGTCAAAGGTACGGTGCGGGTACGATGTGGGGAGCAGCAGCGGCCGTCTGAACACACGCCGCAGTAGTTTGGCCGGTGGAGACGGACGCTTTGACATTCCCCATAGGAAAGGCGGATTGGCTTTGGGGCTTTCTGGGTTGGGGAGCAGTGCTTACCTTTCTGTggttaaaataaacagaataaaaaagttATTAATAAGGTCTTATTACCAAGTCATCAACTAAACTTAATGAGTCTTAAAAGTCTATTCATCCCTGTAAAAATGTCAGGGTCTgctctttaaaaaatgaaacaatgataaatcaattcaaaacttttcacatttgacatttattttgactattcaactgaaaaacaaaaaatctgttagaagaaaaaatatagaaaactgCTGCAATAACCTGCCTGAATATCTGAGCACATGCTTAAACTAATACTTACTTAAAGAACCTTTTGATTCAACTTCAGGCTAACATCACTCATTGTGAATCTGATTAACTCTATGAGTGCCTGACACTGTTTTTGATTCTTTGATAACAGTAAGAAGACTGGGTGCTTGGGTTCATTAAACTTTAGGAGGTTTTAAAT from Girardinichthys multiradiatus isolate DD_20200921_A chromosome 5, DD_fGirMul_XY1, whole genome shotgun sequence carries:
- the LOC124868867 gene encoding ATP-dependent RNA helicase DDX39A, coding for MAENDVDNELLDYEEDEEPQGLPESGTPANKKEVKGSYVSIHSSGFRDFLLKPELLRAIVDCGFEHPSEVQHECIPQAILGMDILCQAKSGMGKTAVFVLATLQQIEPVDGQVSVLVMCHTRELAFQISKEYERFSKYMPSVKVSVFFGGLAIKKDEDVLKKNCPHIVVGTPGRTLALIRNKTLSVKNIKHFVLDECDKMLEQLDMRRDVQEIFRLTPHEKQVMMFSATLSKEIRPVCRKFMQDPMEVFVDDETKLTLHGLQQYYCKLKDSEKNRKLFDLLDVLEFNQVVIFVKSVNRCVALSQLLVEQNFPAIAIHRGMTQEERLSRYQQFKDFQRRILVATNLFGRGMDIERVNIVFNYDMPEDSDTYLHRVARAGRFGTKGLAITFVSDEADAKTLNEVQDRFEVNVAELPDEIDISSYIEQSR